A single genomic interval of Metasolibacillus fluoroglycofenilyticus harbors:
- a CDS encoding TAXI family TRAP transporter solute-binding subunit produces MRKKSILLTIISFTLLMLAACGIDKEGNKESTGTNNGEKPSFDVDFVSILTGGTQGTYYPLGGTFADLITTETGVKTTAEVSQASAANMTALQNGEGEIAFVQTDIAYYATEGTLMFEGQKIDSVSALGALYPETVQLVTLANSGIKSYEDLKGKKVSVGAPGSGTYANAEQLLEIHGLTMADIKPQNLDFGESTDGIQSGQIDAAFITAGYPTGAVESLNATNGVYIIPVTADKADELIAKYPYYAKDAIPAGTYGLKEEIPAVSVGAMLAVKKDLPEDLVYAMTKAIYDNTDKISHAKGAFIKAESGLDGIGIEVHPGAQKYFDEVNN; encoded by the coding sequence ATGAGGAAAAAGAGTATATTATTAACAATTATAAGCTTTACTTTACTTATGTTAGCTGCGTGTGGCATTGATAAAGAAGGCAACAAAGAAAGTACGGGGACAAATAATGGGGAAAAGCCATCATTTGATGTAGATTTTGTATCTATTTTAACAGGTGGTACGCAAGGTACCTACTATCCACTAGGTGGAACGTTTGCTGATTTGATTACGACTGAAACAGGTGTAAAAACAACAGCAGAGGTTTCTCAAGCGTCTGCTGCGAATATGACAGCACTGCAAAATGGTGAAGGTGAAATCGCTTTCGTACAAACGGATATTGCCTATTATGCAACAGAAGGTACGCTAATGTTCGAAGGTCAAAAGATTGATTCTGTATCTGCTTTAGGGGCTTTATATCCTGAAACGGTGCAGCTTGTAACATTGGCTAACTCTGGTATTAAATCATATGAAGATTTAAAAGGTAAAAAAGTATCAGTAGGGGCACCTGGTTCAGGTACTTATGCAAATGCTGAGCAATTACTTGAAATACATGGTCTAACAATGGCTGATATTAAGCCACAAAATTTAGACTTTGGTGAATCAACAGATGGTATTCAATCAGGGCAAATTGATGCAGCATTTATTACAGCTGGTTATCCAACAGGTGCTGTAGAATCTTTAAATGCAACAAATGGTGTATATATTATTCCTGTAACAGCTGATAAGGCTGATGAATTAATTGCGAAATATCCATATTACGCAAAGGATGCAATCCCAGCCGGCACATATGGCTTAAAAGAAGAAATCCCTGCGGTATCAGTAGGAGCAATGCTTGCAGTTAAAAAAGATTTACCGGAAGATTTAGTGTATGCAATGACAAAAGCAATTTATGATAATACAGATAAAATTAGTCATGCAAAAGGTGCGTTTATCAAAGCTGAAAGTGGATTAGACGGTATTGGAATTGAAGTGCACCCAGGTGCTCAAAAATATTTTGATGAAGTAAACAACTAA
- a CDS encoding DUF1850 domain-containing protein: MKKWYLFVIGGILLIIFFIPFESALIFTETKVDKVKMYYLTLYQEREFQILFTHSIHKTDVIESYEVLSNNELRLLSMQYEDVAIGMPGYAEEGQTLTYDNGVYILSYDNAKLPNFNLFVANIDASLQLIYQSNYVDLKQQLVRGKSYLFEVKKLSLYEKMKGARLYGERK; the protein is encoded by the coding sequence ATGAAAAAATGGTACTTATTTGTTATTGGTGGTATACTGCTCATTATTTTTTTTATACCATTCGAAAGTGCTTTAATATTTACCGAAACAAAAGTAGATAAGGTTAAAATGTATTATTTAACATTGTATCAAGAGCGAGAGTTTCAAATTTTATTTACACATTCTATTCATAAAACAGATGTTATTGAATCATATGAAGTATTATCTAATAATGAATTGCGTCTTTTATCAATGCAATATGAGGATGTGGCTATCGGTATGCCTGGATACGCGGAAGAGGGGCAAACATTAACATACGATAATGGTGTTTATATTCTTTCCTATGATAATGCGAAACTACCTAACTTTAATTTATTTGTGGCGAATATAGATGCTTCGTTACAACTAATTTATCAATCTAATTATGTAGATTTGAAGCAACAGTTAGTAAGAGGGAAATCTTATTTATTTGAAGTTAAAAAACTTTCACTATATGAAAAAATGAAAGGAGCACGATTGTATGGAGAAAGAAAATAA
- a CDS encoding TRAP transporter permease, which translates to MEKENNKEPVVQNEGFEQLSVEDQQALLEKYDIESNTRNISSMFKYVIYAGLLIFSLFQLYTAIFGLFPAQIQRTIHLGFGLTFIFLLFPARRKSRKDIIPYYDYILAIIAILVGSYWTINYERLVQSLGRLEQTDFIVGLLAILLVLEAARRAVGLPITIIASLFLLYAYFGPYMPNFMAHRGQSIESIVNLMFYSTDGILGTPISVSATFIFVFLLFGAFLVKTGVGQYFNDLAVSLAGKLTGGPAKVAIFSSALQGTISGSSVANVVTSGSYTIPMMKKLGYKKEFAGAVEASASTGGQLMPPIMGAAAFLMVEFIGRGVTYWDIAKAAAIPALLYFTGIWIMTHFEAKRLGLRGLTDEELPNRKEVFKKIYLLLPIVLIIVLMLVGVPVMHAALYGVLACILVGMFNKDTRLGPLDILDALVDGARTALGVVAATACAGIIVGVVVKTGLGLSLANSLVKLAGGSILLTLIFVMIASLILGMGAPTTANYVITSTIAAPAIIALLAPNTPQELVPVVILLSAHFFVFYFGIIADITPPVALAAFAASGISGGDPIKTGVNSAKLAIAAFIIPYMIVFSPALLMIDVTILQIVWVVFTAIMGMIAIGAGVIGYWYRKLYWIERIIAIVAGLAMVYPESISDISGLVVFGIMVAIQIMTKNKGGGVAQVKA; encoded by the coding sequence ATGGAGAAAGAAAATAATAAAGAGCCTGTTGTTCAAAATGAAGGTTTTGAGCAACTCTCGGTAGAGGACCAACAAGCGCTACTAGAGAAATACGATATTGAATCAAACACGCGCAATATTTCCAGTATGTTTAAATATGTTATTTATGCAGGATTATTAATATTTTCTTTATTTCAATTATATACAGCTATATTTGGTTTGTTTCCGGCTCAAATTCAACGTACGATACACTTAGGCTTTGGTCTAACATTTATTTTCTTATTGTTTCCAGCTAGGCGTAAATCACGTAAGGATATAATACCGTATTATGATTATATTTTAGCAATTATTGCGATTTTAGTAGGCTCTTATTGGACGATTAATTACGAGCGTTTAGTACAAAGCTTAGGTCGATTAGAGCAAACGGATTTTATTGTTGGTCTTTTAGCGATTTTGCTAGTTTTAGAGGCTGCTAGACGTGCAGTAGGATTGCCAATCACAATTATTGCCTCACTTTTTTTGTTGTATGCTTATTTTGGACCGTATATGCCGAATTTTATGGCGCACAGAGGGCAAAGCATCGAAAGTATTGTCAATTTAATGTTTTATTCGACTGATGGAATTTTAGGTACACCAATTAGTGTATCGGCAACATTTATTTTCGTTTTCCTATTATTCGGAGCCTTTCTTGTGAAAACAGGAGTAGGTCAATATTTTAACGATTTAGCTGTGTCGCTGGCAGGGAAGCTAACAGGTGGTCCGGCAAAAGTCGCAATTTTCTCATCTGCATTGCAGGGGACAATTTCAGGCTCTTCCGTAGCGAACGTAGTTACATCGGGGTCTTATACAATCCCAATGATGAAAAAACTTGGCTATAAAAAGGAGTTTGCTGGTGCTGTAGAGGCATCTGCTTCAACTGGCGGTCAACTTATGCCACCGATTATGGGAGCCGCAGCGTTTTTAATGGTTGAGTTTATCGGACGAGGTGTAACATATTGGGATATTGCGAAAGCAGCAGCTATCCCTGCATTGCTTTACTTTACAGGTATTTGGATTATGACACATTTTGAGGCAAAGCGATTAGGGCTGAGAGGTCTTACGGACGAGGAATTGCCTAATCGTAAAGAAGTATTCAAGAAAATTTATTTATTATTGCCAATCGTTTTAATTATTGTCCTAATGCTAGTAGGCGTACCAGTTATGCATGCAGCATTGTATGGAGTGCTTGCTTGTATTCTAGTTGGCATGTTTAATAAAGATACACGCTTAGGTCCTCTTGATATTTTAGATGCTTTAGTTGATGGGGCGCGTACAGCGCTTGGTGTTGTTGCAGCGACAGCTTGTGCGGGAATTATTGTAGGCGTTGTTGTAAAAACAGGGTTAGGCTTATCATTAGCAAACAGTTTAGTAAAATTAGCTGGTGGTAGTATTTTACTGACATTAATATTTGTTATGATTGCATCGCTTATTTTAGGAATGGGTGCACCAACAACAGCTAACTATGTTATTACATCAACGATTGCGGCACCAGCAATTATCGCATTATTAGCGCCAAATACACCACAAGAGTTAGTGCCAGTAGTTATATTATTATCAGCGCATTTCTTTGTGTTTTATTTTGGTATTATAGCGGATATTACACCACCTGTAGCCCTTGCTGCCTTTGCAGCATCAGGTATTTCGGGAGGAGACCCTATCAAAACTGGTGTTAACTCTGCGAAGCTAGCGATAGCGGCATTCATTATTCCATATATGATTGTGTTCTCACCAGCGCTATTAATGATTGATGTAACAATTTTACAAATTGTTTGGGTAGTATTTACAGCTATAATGGGTATGATTGCAATCGGTGCAGGTGTTATTGGCTATTGGTATAGAAAATTATATTGGATTGAAAGAATCATTGCTATTGTTGCTGGGCTAGCAATGGTTTACCCAGAATCAATTTCGGATATTTCTGGATTAGTTGTATTTGGTATTATGGTTGCTATTCAAATCATGACAAAAAATAAAGGTGGAGGAGTAGCACAAGTTAAAGCTTAG
- a CDS encoding N-acetyltransferase has protein sequence MLYKGQLGKHEFYVERLAAEQLAEIEMLQQMVCDALEDKTILQPLSKEELLYILNGNGIMIGAFADSQLIAVRALLEPDVEEKEHLGLDVGAKNLARVLYQEISFIHPKFRGYGLQQTLATIVMTQVDMAKYDWVCATVKPYNIASLKDKLVQNIYIRALKYKYGGKLRYVMAKPLHKEQSFTGGELVIAMGDVEAQQQALRDGYIGIAIEKRGEEWFVQFGRLKDPVRSQRREIRS, from the coding sequence ATGCTTTATAAAGGGCAGTTAGGAAAACATGAGTTTTATGTAGAGCGTCTGGCGGCAGAGCAACTAGCTGAAATCGAGATGCTACAGCAGATGGTTTGTGATGCGCTTGAGGATAAGACAATTTTACAGCCTCTTAGTAAGGAAGAGTTATTATATATTTTAAATGGCAATGGCATAATGATTGGGGCATTTGCTGACAGCCAGCTTATTGCAGTTCGTGCTTTATTGGAGCCGGATGTAGAGGAAAAGGAGCACTTGGGGCTGGATGTTGGTGCGAAAAATTTAGCGCGTGTGCTTTATCAGGAAATTTCTTTTATACATCCCAAATTTCGTGGGTATGGTTTGCAGCAAACATTAGCAACTATCGTAATGACACAGGTGGATATGGCGAAGTATGATTGGGTTTGCGCTACGGTGAAGCCTTATAATATTGCAAGCCTAAAGGATAAACTTGTGCAAAATATATATATTCGTGCACTGAAATATAAATATGGTGGAAAACTGCGCTACGTGATGGCGAAGCCTTTACATAAAGAACAGTCATTTACAGGTGGGGAGCTTGTTATTGCAATGGGCGATGTGGAGGCACAGCAGCAAGCTTTACGCGATGGCTATATAGGTATAGCGATTGAAAAGCGTGGGGAGGAATGGTTTGTTCAATTTGGTAGGTTAAAAGACCCAGTTCGCTCACAAAGGAGAGAAATTCGCTCATAA
- a CDS encoding Fe-S oxidoreductase — translation MPALSYDQIRQLNSYSIYTENPERPLFTLANLQKDFYLTDFRNLMMGITQAATETAAISHFTRRYGMFVAMQFYMLATYDEVWDGKLEDIRFALVHEYGINTLGTFITANDFRYVEDNEREAVIQKILYKQTFEIIQQLRKTTSISPLVMWENIFGYLIWHYHTLLENPALADRAYEDLEILEGTKVWSYIADKSLFLNYTGGKHPSQLLNVPVRKSCCQSKDIPGLMACGFCPLK, via the coding sequence ATGCCCGCATTATCCTATGATCAAATACGACAATTAAATTCCTATAGTATTTATACAGAAAATCCTGAACGCCCCTTATTTACGCTTGCTAATTTACAAAAGGATTTTTATTTAACAGATTTCCGCAATCTAATGATGGGAATAACACAGGCGGCAACTGAAACAGCCGCTATTTCTCATTTCACTCGCCGCTATGGCATGTTTGTAGCTATGCAATTTTATATGCTTGCAACCTATGACGAGGTTTGGGATGGAAAACTAGAAGATATTCGCTTTGCACTTGTACATGAGTACGGTATCAATACACTTGGTACATTTATTACAGCAAATGATTTTCGCTATGTGGAAGACAACGAGCGTGAGGCCGTTATCCAAAAAATCTTATACAAACAAACTTTTGAAATTATACAGCAGTTGCGTAAAACAACTTCTATTTCTCCCCTTGTGATGTGGGAAAATATTTTTGGCTATCTCATATGGCATTATCACACATTACTTGAAAACCCAGCACTGGCTGACCGAGCATATGAGGACTTAGAAATACTTGAAGGAACAAAAGTATGGAGTTATATTGCAGATAAATCTCTCTTTTTAAATTATACAGGCGGCAAGCACCCTTCACAGTTGCTAAATGTCCCCGTGCGCAAAAGCTGCTGCCAATCAAAGGACATTCCCGGTTTAATGGCTTGTGGATTTTGTCCATTGAAATAA
- a CDS encoding DMT family transporter, with translation MKEILIGIIAALFFAFTFILNHSMELDGGSWLWSASLRYFFMLPFLIAIVLYRRNYRQLHNEMKAHPRQWLLWSFVGFVLFYAPLTFAAAYGPGWLVSGTWQFTIVAGVLLAPLFVTVIANQKVRQKIPMTALLISCIILIGILLIQIPHAKSVSTSALMLGIFPVLIAAFAYPLGNRKMMDVCGGRIDTFQRVLGMTIASLPAWIIMAIYALITVGLPSGNQIFQSLLVGVSSGVIATTLFFIATDRVRDNQGKLAAVEATQSTEVVFVIIGEMLLLGIPLPTPIALMGLAIIIIGMLLHSYHTMLVAKRTGISVE, from the coding sequence ATGAAGGAAATACTAATAGGTATTATTGCAGCACTATTTTTTGCTTTTACTTTTATTTTGAATCACTCGATGGAACTAGATGGTGGTAGCTGGCTATGGAGTGCTTCCTTGCGCTATTTTTTTATGCTGCCATTTTTAATTGCTATCGTCCTCTATCGCAGAAATTATCGGCAACTACATAATGAAATGAAGGCACATCCTCGCCAGTGGTTACTGTGGAGCTTTGTAGGCTTCGTATTATTTTATGCGCCTTTAACATTTGCTGCTGCATACGGACCGGGCTGGCTTGTTTCTGGCACTTGGCAATTTACAATTGTAGCAGGTGTATTACTAGCGCCACTTTTTGTTACAGTTATCGCAAATCAAAAGGTACGTCAAAAAATTCCGATGACAGCACTGCTTATTTCATGCATTATACTAATCGGCATATTATTAATACAAATTCCACACGCTAAATCTGTCTCTACAAGCGCCCTTATGCTCGGGATTTTCCCTGTATTAATTGCCGCCTTTGCTTATCCACTTGGTAATCGCAAAATGATGGATGTATGTGGTGGTCGCATTGATACATTCCAGCGTGTACTAGGTATGACAATTGCATCCTTGCCTGCTTGGATTATAATGGCGATATACGCGCTTATAACTGTCGGTCTGCCGTCAGGTAATCAAATCTTTCAATCACTGCTTGTTGGAGTAAGCTCAGGTGTTATCGCCACTACATTATTCTTTATCGCCACTGACCGTGTGCGTGACAATCAAGGAAAACTTGCTGCTGTAGAGGCAACACAATCAACTGAGGTTGTCTTTGTTATTATTGGTGAAATGCTACTTTTAGGTATTCCCCTTCCAACACCAATTGCGCTGATGGGGCTAGCTATTATTATTATCGGTATGCTGCTACATAGCTATCATACAATGCTCGTTGCAAAGCGCACGGGCATATCTGTAGAGTGA